CTTCAGGATCCAGGTGTCGCTGGTGGCGCACCAGTACacccacacaggagagaaaccctTCAAGTGCACCCTGTGCTCCAAGGCCTTCAGCGACAGAAACAACCTGAAGAAGCATCAGATGATTCACACCGGGGAGAAACCGTACAGCTGCTCCTACTGCGGCAAGAGCTGCCGTCTCCTGCAGCATCTCGTCATCCACGAGCGAGGCCACACGGGAGAGAAACCGTACACATGCGACCAGTGTGGGAAAGGTTACTCCCGTCCGGCCGCTCTGAAGTCACACCAGGCCAGCCACAAAGACAAACCTCCACGCTGCTCCCTGTGTGGGAAGGAATTCAGAGAGCTGGCAGAGCTGACCAATCACGAGTGCCGGGAGACGGCAGAGAAACCGCACCGCTGCTCCCAGTGCGGCAAGTGCTTTTCCCAGGCAACGAACTTGAAGAAACATGAGCTCATCCACTCTGGAGAGAAACCCTACGAGTGTAAAGACTGTGGGAAGCAGTTCAACCACAAGAGTAACCTCACTAAACACATTCGTATCCACACAGGAGAGCGGCCCTTTGAGTGTGAACATTGTAAGAGGGGCTTCAGGCTCCTGCAGCACCTCACAAACCACCGATTAACACACTACAAGAAAGAAACGTTGGATCAGAGACTTTGAAGGTTTTTTTGTGGCTCAGGAGGCAGAGCAGGTTGTCCACTAATCACAGACTTGACTGTTTACTAccatgtttgtttctgctggTGAGACATTGAACCCCAAACTGCAGTTGTTTCTTGTATGTGAATGGATGAGTGAGAGTCAAACTGGACTGTGTTTTAAAGgggcagtttgacatttttggagatATGCCCATTTGTTGCATAGAGTTAAATAGTGGATTGAtttcactctcatgtctgtatgattAATCTgaagcttagcttagcttagcatacagactggacTGCCTGTAACAACATTCACCAAACAAGCAGTTCTCAATAATCCAGCACTTAACTCTTCATAAAGCCATGAAAATTTGCTTTTACACCACTGTTTTAGCcaacagtgttttattattatcattactttGATACAGTTGGTCTGAATTGTGCAGAGTTTCCTTCGTGAATCTCCTAAAGTAATGTCTGATTCATAGAAATATCATCACAGTGTTGATTCGATGCATCATTCAGTGGAGGTGTTTTTTAGTGTCAGTCCCCTCTCTTCTCAGACCAGGTGTTGCATGTATGAAGTCTGTGGTTTTCCAGTCTGCACGCACAGATTCAAAATGATCACATGACTCTGAGTTTCTCTGTAGATATCAACCGTCTCATCCAACTCTCTGCCAGAAAACAAATACGAGTATTTCCCAAACTGTTGAACTTTGCCTTCAAAGAAATGCTTTTTAAATGGAGCTGACAGTTTAACGTGAAGAGAGACACCACTACAGGAAAGTGCTGAACACATCCTGAGTTCTCCCTTTTTATCAAATGCAGGGAAACTCCTCATTGACTGAGATTTATTCAGAaagaataaatgttttgttattttgctgcttttagATTAAGTGAAGactgacaggaaaacaaaggaaaaagtATGAAAGTATTTCTAAGGAGGTGGTTTCTCTCATCGCGTTTAACGAACTAACTAAAGTACATTTAGTGTTCTcttgcttttaaaatgttaaacacttACCAAAGTAAGTAAGTGCTATGGAtgtttcacttccagatttCTGTCCATGTTAAATGGCTATAAGCAAGTGCctttaatttacatattattgCCAATTAATGTTGAGGTTTAATTAATGTGACCATATTTAGAAAAGTCCAGCAAACGTCTAAACGTGAAATGATACTTTGTTGGTAACTGATGAGAtcaacatcatcagtgtttattcAGTATTATTTGACTGTAACCTGAATAAATTAAGCTGAGTCTGTCAAAAAGAAGTAActtctttttccctttcagaGTTTATCTGGGCTCCATCACATATGACCAGAGTCCATTTAACTCTTTACTGTcacttgttgtgtgtgttatttgtttagATCACCCAGTTGcttctgaaatgtagtgaagtagaaTATAAagtgccaaaaaacaaaaagtaaaagcaagtacctcaaatttgtacttaagtacaataactgaataaatctatttagttactttccatcTCCGCTAACAGGGAGGTCTCAGGACATTGTTAGATAATGTGGATTTCATATCAAACCCtgagaacaagaacaagaaaataacactgacagtATTTACAGTCTGCACCAATAAACAAACTGACTCATACTTGACCAGTTTTACCAGTAGGTGGCGCTGCTGCTGCATTCTCCTCAGCCGTCTCCAGCTCGTCACATCCAAACTGTGGATACTCTTCGATgttacagggaaaaaaaaaaggtcagctTACAAATCCTGACCAACAGTGTCCAAGGCCCAGAAGTCCTCATAAGGTGGGTGTGATTATCTGGAAATGATTTGCGGGGACGCTGTGTCACTAATTTGGTTCCTTTGGATGTTTTGTTAAAGTTGGAGTTATGTAATGTAAGAGTGACTCTGCTGATAGTTTAAAAAACACCAGTTTACACAGTAACGGTCAATGTTGacaacagatgttttatttacattttgtctttatgttaaaatatttcCAGTGCATCTATTTGAGTGTTTTGTATTTAAGTGTACACAGAGCAAAATCCAGATTCTGGAGGATAATCTTGATTATACTAAACCAAATCTATATTTAAAAGAACAATTcagcattttgagaaatatgcttattctcCTTCTTGCTGAGAAACCAATATGAGAtctacttgtttgtttgtgttattgtgtggtagtTTTAAGTTTtctaaagtatctgattacttcttccaccactgaaagtcacaaaataacacaatcaaacaaacagatggaggcagtggtattccaggTTTTACAGCTCAGTAAaactcctgtttttgtcaatcaAGTCTGGTACTTTACAATCATTTACACCCTAgaaggttcaaaaatactggagttatctCTGAGTTCTCTGATATGTTTCACACAGAGGGATTTCTAACCTCTTATTGAACTCTCAGCAAGAAGACAAATAATTTCTTTAATGTAGGTTTGGTTTAAGAtgataatattataataaaaacacaaagcgtATTCATACAACAAAATTTTCCTCAGTGACTTGTGTGATTTGAGTCATTGTTTTCTTCTGCATGTCCCTGTCACAGTGATTCATTTGTCATCATTTGAGTAATTACTGCCTCATAATGATAGTTACTTTCATtgatatttttcactgtttactttgagaaaacaaactgtatctAATTCCAGTAAAAATCCTGTAGCCTCTGTACTGATCTGAGTGTTGGTGTTCAGTGTGTGCCTACTTTATTTCACACAGTACGACAAACAGCCTCCACATCGATTGGCGTCGGCAGCAGAGGTTACTCAACTCTGACTTGACCTGACCAACGTTTCCAAACGCTCATGAGTCAGGTTTCATCAGATTGAACCGGGAGGCTTCAAACGATCGGACGGCAGCGTTAGAGAAGCATTCAACAATCAGTCTCTTcacacagaggaaggagaacagaaacaaagatgAAACAGCTCGGTGTGCTCGTCTGTCTAAGTTTAatttctgtggctgcagctgtgaGTTTCATCATTATCTGTCCTGTTTAGCTGCTTTTGTTGCGTTTTATGATTTCCATTTAAGAAACTCTTGTATAAAAAGAACAAGGCACTGTGCACCTGCACTCTCTCTGATTTTGTTCTCCCTCCTTCTAGTCTGGTATTATCGACCCCAGAGGAGCTCGTCCGGTGGAGCACGGCACCAGATCTGAGAAATGTGCCACACAGAAGGAATGGCCTTTCTGCACAGATGATGAATGGGTAACTTCTTTCACCCTTTATTTCATCCTGCTTTTTCTACAAGCCAAAAAATACAATGACACATGTTCATCACAGTTTACCAGATCTTacattttccctctccctccaccagTACTCCAAATGCCCGTCGGGATGCAGGATCCAGGGTCTGATGGACAAATATGACCACAACCTGCTGAAGAAGATCGAGAAGATCCGCAGCCTCCTGGATCAGAACAAGGCCAAGCACCGTTCTGCCGACCAGGTGTCCAAACAGACCTACGACGTCCTGAAGGAGAAACTCACCATTGACTCTGGTTagtgtgaatttaaaacaccATGGCTAACTCTGGAGATAAAGCAGAGAGAGTGGGCTAAGACAGCCGACACAGCCTCTGTCATGTCTGCTATCAAATACTCTTCCAAGTTTAAATGGTTGTTTAAGTCCGTCTGCCAGTGCACAGTACAATAAAGTTTTTATTCAAACGTGTCCTCTTCTTCCACCAGGTGCCGGCAACAACTACTACGACTTGGCCCAGAATCTGCGTAAGAGAAtcactgacatgaaaatcaAGATCGACAGACAGCTGAGGATCCTGGCCGCCCTGAAGGATCGAGTCAAAGACCAGGTCGTCGAGATGCAGAGGATGGAGGTACGGAGACACAGCAGGGACAAAACACGCatttacacagtcacattaatAATCAAGGTTTCAGCAGTTCATCACTGGATTTACAGCCTCATTTAGTTCCATGAAATAACCTGAATTTATTCATATggatatgtttatttatattattctGTCAGTAACAGCTGGAGTCAAGTCGAGGTGTAAATTCAGTTTTAGCTAAAGTTAGCCATGGCTATCTCACCAGCTAGTTTTCACTTGATGTATCTGTCTTAGTGTGATTTGTCTGACTGCGTCTCCTCTGTCAGATCGATATCGACATTAAGCTCCGCTCCTGCAAAGGATCCTGCAGCAGCTATGCCGAGTACAACGTGGACCATGAGAGCTACGTGACGTTGGAGAAACAGGTCAGGACCCAGGACACATTTAAGAAACTTAGAAACCTTACCTGTAGTTtaagcaggaggaaacagagtcCAGATTTAGTTCTCCAATCATAGTTCCTGACCTCCAAAAAAGTCCCTACTTCGAGGATAATGACTTTCTGACGGCCCAGAAACTATTGGGTTGGAATCTACAGGGTTAAATGTTGTTGATTGGTCAAACAaaaaacctgcagctgctgctactTGTGTAAAGTTTATGCACACAACAGCACGAGTCCAAAGTGAGGGGGTAGAAAAAATTGATTTTCTCTTTGAGTTTAAGTGAACTGGTTTGACCCTGTGGAGTCAGAGATCAAACAACCTTTTCAGATGTGTTCACCCTTTTGGGATTGAGCATTTCTTtcttaaaagcttaaaaaaaccACTGCTTGACCCAGACACAGTTTTTGAATTgtttaagtctttttttaagAAGCGTCACCATCGCCCTTTCTCTTTACTGTCCAATATCCAGATCACCCAGCTGAACTCCCAGCCAGCTCAGAGCATCGAGTCTGTGGGGACGCTGTACGTGATGAAGAGCAGGCGGATGCAGGACACCAATGTGGACAGCATCTACAAGTCCGGTGCCACCGGTGCCACCGTGTCagctcagaggagagaggacatgTTCCCTGATGTGAGTAACACATGTTGTTGGTTGGCAGAGTCATAGGAGCACATTTAACCATGGATTAACAGGTGAAGGTTGGACAATGTTCAAGGAAATTGtacatttgttggggactattttcagcagtggattaagACAGACATTATTAAAGGAGTTGggacagaaacatgtttgtctcaaagcagacacactgaaatttttcctctttcctttctcagGTGAACACGGTCGAGTTGATCCTTGAGGAGGAAGGGTCCAGCACATCCCCAGCAACCATCTCCAAGGAGCCAGGTACTTCCTACTCTGCATCTAaatcctcctccacttcctcctccacttcctcttcctcctcctccacttcctcctcctcctcctccacatcctcctcctcctccatcactgaaCTCGGAGGACGTGGTGATGGTCATTTACTTGGTGGAGGGTTTGAAGTTTACCGCCAGCCCAGCACGTCCCATGTCTCCACCCAAACCATCTCCTGCACCAAGAGCATCAGGAGGACCATCGTCCACACAAAGGACGGGCCAGTGGAGAAGgtagaggaggtgatggagggaggCCCCGAGTGTCAGGCTATGACGGACCACACCGGAGGAGGAATGAGCTCCCTCTTCCCcacccttacacacacatcctcctcctcctcttcatctatAACCTCCAAGTCGGTCCACGTTGGTGGTGCCAAGGGAAGCCTCACAGAAGACTCCAAAATGACATTCGGGCATACAGGTTTTGACCTCAGTGGGTTCCTGACAGACAATCCAGAGGATGACATTCCAGATTTCCACGCCCGGAGTGTGAAGAGCGTGCGTGTCGAGCGGCAGGCCGATTATGTAGGAAAAGGTACCCAAACATCAGACCAGGAGTAAAATCTGCAAGGCCTAGAGGGGCACGTTCAGCTAGACAGCATGCTTTAGCATCAGCTAGCCCTATGTACCAAAAACATGAAGTGAACacagtttgttattgtttgttgctAGAGCTAAAAAGATTTTTTGCATTCACATTCAATGCAGTGTATTGTAATTGTTAACATCTACACTTTTGAGTTGTTCTGACTCAATGTGTCCAAGAAACAGAATGGAAATTTAAGACTATGAGGAACTTTCAGGGCCATTTTCGCTTTGTGACAAAAGAAATCCAAAAAACTGGACAGCTAATTTGGACAAGAGCCATTTCGCAGTGACTGTTTTAACTAGAGTGCATTTAAACTACCAGATCTAAAGAGTTATTTTTGATACCAGGGCCAACGCCAACCAAACTCCACAATAAAAAGGCCTAACAAACAGAATTTTATGGATTCCTTTATTCAATTactcaattaaaaatgattttgtctTTTGCAGATGGGTTGGATAAAGGGATTGATTGGGACAAGTGTTTTTGCCCCTTATCAGAAGTGCCCGTTTTTATCACTGTAGTATTTTCCAGCTAGCCGAACCAGCCCGTCCAAGCTAACTCGCGGTGTGCGGTGTGCCCCTCTCTGTTCGCAGATTGTGTTGAAGCCCACCGGAACCACCTGAAAGGGGAAACGAACGGCCTGTTTAAGATCAAACCCGGCGGCACGGACTCCACAGGGGTAGTAGAGGTTTACTGCCAGCAGGAGGGGCTAATGGGCGGGTGGTTGTTagtccagcagagagagagtggcGCGCTCAGCTTTAACCGCAGCTGGGCCGATTACCGCAACGGGTTCGGTTCGGTCGACGCGCACGGGAAGGGGGAGTTTTGGCTAGGCAACCAGAACCTCCACCTGTTGACTAATCAGGGTGAGACGATGCTGAAGGTGGAGCTCGAGGATTGGGAGGGCGGCGTAGCAAGTGCTGAGTACATGGTCAGGGTTGGGTCGGAGGAGGAGGGGTACCCGCTTCACGTGTCGGGGTACACAGGGGACGCCGGGGACGCTCTGGTGAGGCCTAAATCCGACATGGCATCTTATCTGTCCCACAACGGGATGAAATTCAGCACCTTCGACAGAGACAATGATAAGTGGGAGGAGAATTGCGCAGAGATGTatgggggtgggtggtggtaCAACAACTGCCAGTCGGCTAACCTGAACGGGATTTATTATAAAGGCACGTACGACCCGGAGAAAAACGCGCCGTATGAGATTGAAAACGGAGTTGTGTGGGTGACGTATAAACCGGCCAACTACAGCCTGAAAACTGTTAAGATGTTTATCCGATCGACTGCTTTTTAATAAGACATGGACCACAAATAGACATTTGTATACACGTTTAGATTTAGTTGTAAAATAGGCAACAGATAGAATAGATCGGAGAGGAAGTAAAACTAAAGGTAAAGCtgaggataaataaatatttgaaaaggTGGTTTCAGACCTTTTAGATTCTTGGTCTGTTTGTAAATCATTGCGGGATTTCAAAATCATGTCAAACTGTGTCAGCTtatctttatttgtatttttgtcaaCCCACTGTGTAAACGGCATTGACCTGTTTGTTAGGATTAACAAACCAGCGTTCTTGGAAAAAACCCcatgttctctctgttcctGAACTCTACTCCATCAATAAAGATTCAACGTTCACTTCAGCTGCTGTGGGTCCTGGCTTCATTTCAGACAAAATTACAAATCacgcacaaaaacacttttccaaAGTATCAGTGAAGAAATACTGACTGACTAATATAAGGATGAATTATATTTCTCATGCAATGCTTATGAAAAAGTATTCACCCAACTTGgaagttttcattgttttacaatattgaaatagtaaataaaagttaaaaaaaaaaaacacttgtcaaAGATCACTGtagtttaaattaaattagtGACTATGTTCTGTcacgtttttattttttgttgtgaaGCCGTTTGTGTCTTCTGCTGTGGAAAACGTACACATCAAACATGTAGATGTTTTACTCACAATGCAAAGTTCAGAAGTTTGACACGTCATATACTCACTTTAAACTTATTATAGCTGTAAGTTTACGTTATTACTATATCTCTACCATTAACAACTTCCTTTACTTTCTCACTGAAAATAGAACaagatttgtatttatattcagGCAGTGTCATAAGTTGAAACAAAATTAGCAATGTAACATTTAATGTGAGTTATCTTGACTCTTACCTTCAactttgtaattgttttaacAGATGAACCAAATGCAGCAGTTGttatattcagacagacattatgacaaaaacatttatacttcagttaatgttttttattcagaattcagaattaaaatgttcttgtaataaaaagtgtttgttgttttaatgttttaaatctttgtcttcttcaattttcacaaaaactgaacactaaaaaaataaagttctgtCCAAAGGTCAGACCAATGAcactaaataaatacatgcacacaaatcacattttgtgtttgcagttgtCGTGTTTGAATTGGAGCTCAGTTGAAGGTGAATTAACcaaactctgtttgttttcctttctttttttctgcagtgtgcGCCAAACTGAAGAAACCGAATCAAGATGGCCGACGGTCTCTCAGTCACACCCGGACATACAGGCGGCGACAGTGTCGAGAGAAATCAGGCATTCCTCTGTGTTCAGATGATGACTgggtgagaaaacacacacagacacacagctgtatttagcatttataagctgTATATCATATAACCTGTTCACTCAGGTTGTGAAAGTAATTTTAGAATATATGAAGGGGGCATTTTCACGCAGCAGCAGGGATTTGTTCGTATGAAATAATCAACAAATAACATGAGATGAAACAATGACTGATGGCTGAGGACATACAGTTACACACATGTGACAACATGCtctggtgtttcagtgttttatacCCATGCTGCTAATCAACTGTCCCtcacagataaaaaataaaataaaatcattcagCCATGACCTGATTTCAAAGGTCCGTTTGTGTCAAGTGCTCTGGAATCTGACAAATTAGTTGAAAACAGTACAATGCAAAATTCACTATATGGCAGAGTTAGAACAAATTTGAGTTCAAACTACCACAGAATATTGGCGATAGGATGTCAGTTTCCAACCTCTCAGATACAATTGTGTCCTTCTCCACAGATTTCTAAATGCCCCTCTGGCTGCAGACTCCAGGGTTTGATCTCACAGATGGAAAGTGAAGTGCAGAGAAAACTGTGGATGGTTTGTAAGGCTGCACAGATGTACGCAGATGCAGCTGAGAAGACCATGACAACGATGACACGCATCTACAACTCGAACCGGAGAGTCATAGTCAACAGATACGGTAGGACTCACTGActatgtttgttttggtgttagGGACAAAATAAAGACTGACTCGGCTAGGTCATTCTGTCAGGTAGGAAATATCTATCAGATATAACTAGCTCACAGTTTTACCGTATATCCAAACTGTGGATACTCTTCGATgttacagggaaaaaaaaaagtcagcttACAAATCCTGACCAACAGTGTCCAAGGCCCAGAAGTCCTCATAAGGTGGGTGTGATTATCTGGAAATGATTTGCGGGGACGCTGTGTCACTAATTTGGTTCCTTTGGATGTTTTGTTAAAGTTGGAGTTATGTAATGTAAGAGTGACTCTGCTGATAGTTAAAAAACACCAGTTTACACAGTAACGGTCAATGTTGacaacagatgttttatttacattttgtctttatgttaaaatatttcCAGTGCATCTATTTGAGTGTTTTGTATTTAAGTGTACACAGAGCAAAACAGTGCACAACACGAGTAAGCATCCAGATTCTGGACTGAGGATAATCTTGATTATACTAAACCAAATCTATATTTAAAAGAACAATTcagcattttgagaaatatgcttatCCTCCTTCTTGCTGAGAAACCAATATGAGAtctacttgtttgtttgtgttattgtgtggtagtTTTAAGTTTTCTAAAGTgtctgattacttcttccaccactgaaagtcacaaaataactcaatcaaacaaacagatggaggcagtggtattccaggTTTTACAGCTCAGTAAaactcctgtttttgtcaatcaAGTCTGGTACTTTACAATCATTTACACCCTAgaaggttcaaaaatactggagttttCCTCTGATATGTTTCACACAGAGGGATTTCTAACCTCTTATTGAACTCTCAGCAAGAAGACAAATAATTTCTTTAATGTAGGTTTGGTTTAAGAtgataatattataataaaaacacaaagcgtATTCATACAACAAAATTTTCCTCAGTGACTTGTGTGATTTGAGTCATTGTTTTCTTCTGCATGTCCCTGTCACAGTGATTCATTTGTCATCATTTGAGTAATTACTGCCTCATAATTATAGTTACTTTCATTGATATTTGTCACTGTTTACtttgagaaaacaaactgtatctAATTCCAGTAAAAATCCTGTAGCCTCTGTACTGATCTGAGTGTTGGTGTTCAGTGTGTGCCTACTTTATTTCACACAGTACAACAAACAGCCTCCACATCGATTGGCGTCGGCAGCAGAGGTTACTCAACTCTGACTTGACCTGACCAACGTTTCCAAACGCTCATGAGTCCAGGTTTCATCAGATTGAACCGGGAGGCTTCAAATGATCGGACGGCAGCGTTAGAGAAGCATTCAACAATCAGTCTCTTcacacagaggaaggagaacagaaacaaagatgAAACAGCTCGGTGTGCTCGTCTGTCTAAGTTTAatttctgtggctgcagctgtgaGTTTCATCATTATCTGTCCTGTTTAGCTGCTTTTGTTGCGTTTTATGATTTCCATTTAAGAAACTCTTGTATAAAAAGAACAAGGCACTGTGCACCTGCACTCTCTCTGATTTTGTTCTCCCTCCTTCTAGTCTGGTACTTCTGTCGACCCCAGAGGAGCTCGTCCGGTGGAGCACGGCACCAGATCTGAGAAATGTGCCACACAGAAGGAATGGCCTTTCTGCACAGATGATGAATGGGTAACTTCTTTCACCCTTTATTTCATCCTGCTTTTTCTACAAGCCAAAAAATACAATGACACATGTTCATCACAGTTTACCAGATCTTacattttccctctccctccaccagTACTCCAAATGCCCGTCGGGATGCAGGATCCAGGGTCTGATGGACAAATACGACCACAACCTGCTGAAGAAGATCGAGAAGATCCGCAGCCTCCTGGATCAGAACAAGGCCAAGCACCGTTCTGCCGACCAGGTGTCCAAACAGACCTACGACGTCCTGAAGGAGAAACTCACCATTGACTCTGGTTagtgtgaatttaaaacaccATGGCTAACTCTGGAGATAAAGCAGAGAGAGTGGGCTAAGACAGCCGACACAGCCTCTGTCATGTCTGCTATCAAATACTCTTCCAAGTTTAAATGGTTGTTTAAGTCCGTCTGCCAGTGCACAGTACAATAAAGTTTTTATTCAAACGTGTCCTCTTCTTCCACCAGGTGCCGGCAACAACTACTACGACTTGGCCCAGAATCTGCGTAAGAGAAtcactgacatgaaaatcaAGATCGACAGACAGCTGAGGATCCTGGCCGCCCTGAAGGATCGAGTCAAAGACCAGGTCGTCGAGATGCAGAGGATGGAGGTACGGAGACACAGCAGGGACAAAACACGCatttacacagtcacattaatAATCAAGGTTTCAGCAGTTCATCACTGGATTTACAGCCTCATTTAGTTCCATGAAATAACCTGAATTTATTCATATggatatgtttatttatattattctGTCAGTAACAGCTGGAGTCAAGTCGAGGTGTAAATTCAGTTTTAGCTAAAGTTAGCCATGGCTATCTCACCAGCTAGTTTTCACTTGATGTATCTGTCTTACTGTGATTTGTCTGACTGCGTCTCCTCTGTCAGATCGATATCGACATTAAGCTCCGCTCCTGCAAAGGATCCTGCAGCAGCTATGCCGAGTACAACGTGGACCATGAGAGCTACGTGACGTTGGAGAAACAGGTCAGGACCCAGGACACATTTAAGAAACTTAGAAACCTTACCTGTAGTTtaagcaggaggaaacagagtcCAGATTTAGTTCTCCAATCATAGTTCCTGACCTCCAAAAAAGTCCCTACTTCGAGGATAATGACTTTCTGACGGCCCAGAAACTATTGGGTTGGAATCTACAGggttaaatgtttttgattGGTCAAACAAAAAACTTGCAGCTGCTGCTACTTGTGTAAAGTTTATGCACACAACAGCACGAGTCCAAAGTGAGGGGGTAGAAAAAATTGATTTTCTCTTTGAGTTTAAGTGAACTGGTTTGACCCTGTGGAGTCAGAGATCAAACAACCTTTTCA
This portion of the Lates calcarifer isolate ASB-BC8 unplaced genomic scaffold, TLL_Latcal_v3 scaffold_37_80, whole genome shotgun sequence genome encodes:
- the LOC108874633 gene encoding fibrinogen alpha chain, with the protein product MKQLGVLVCLSLISVAAASGIIDPRGARPVEHGTRSEKCATQKEWPFCTDDEWYSKCPSGCRIQGLMDKYDHNLLKKIEKIRSLLDQNKAKHRSADQVSKQTYDVLKEKLTIDSGAGNNYYDLAQNLRKRITDMKIKIDRQLRILAALKDRVKDQVVEMQRMEIDIDIKLRSCKGSCSSYAEYNVDHESYVTLEKQITQLNSQPAQSIESVGTLYVMKSRRMQDTNVDSIYKSGATGATVSAQRREDMFPDVNTVELILEEEGSSTSPATISKEPGTSYSASKSSSTSSSTSSSSSSTSSSSSSTSSSSSITELGGRGDGHLLGGGFEVYRQPSTSHVSTQTISCTKSIRRTIVHTKDGPVEKVEEVMEGGPECQAMTDHTGGGMSSLFPTLTHTSSSSSSSITSKSVHVGGAKGSLTEDSKMTFGHTGFDLSGFLTDNPEDDIPDFHARSVKSVRVERQADYVGKDCVEAHRNHLKGETNGLFKIKPGGTDSTGVVEVYCQQEGLMGGWLLVQQRESGALSFNRSWADYRNGFGSVDAHGKGEFWLGNQNLHLLTNQGETMLKVELEDWEGGVASAEYMVRVGSEEEGYPLHVSGYTGDAGDALVRPKSDMASYLSHNGMKFSTFDRDNDKWEENCAEMYGGGWWYNNCQSANLNGIYYKGTYDPEKNAPYEIENGVVWVTYKPANYSLKTVKMFIRSTAF